One stretch of Pradoshia sp. D12 DNA includes these proteins:
- the dnaG gene encoding DNA primase: protein MKNQLIPEETVNAIRNKNDIADVVGEYVQLKKQGRNYFGLCPFHNENSPSFSVAPDKQIFHCFGCGAGGNVFTFLMDIEGYSFTEAAKSLAERANIPLDIHENESSDGTKPRHELDDMKEAHELLRKFYHHLLVNTKQGQDALEYLLSRGFTMESIEKFQIGYSLDSWDYVHNFLKKRNFSIERMEKAGLLVKREDGQNYFDRFRNRIMFPIFDRQGKTIAFSGRALAAGDEPKYLNSPETPLFNKSKIVYNYHLARPFIRKKGAAILFEGFADCISADRAEVHNGVATMGTALTEQHLQLLKRSTDTIIICYDSDVPGIEAANKTADLIRESGCQVKIAVMPNGYDPDDYIKEFGEEKFQNDIIGAAHTYISFKMIYHKRGKNFANEGDKMDYIDQVLRETAKLDSEVEREFYLRQIATEFTLSLDSLLNQQSKVGKHNKKAKNSPNPNNQMQAFTTVRRDNRMKPAYIKAEETLLALMLHDRELAFRIQKMLGENQMIVDDHQAIITYLFAFYEEDHEADTSLFLHFLPDPNLRKIVTEIEMMTYNHDPSEQELNDYVHQITKYQKLLVIKEKEAELLEATRRQDTSRAVELGIELISLRNSL from the coding sequence TTGAAAAACCAATTAATACCAGAAGAAACAGTGAACGCAATTCGCAATAAAAATGATATCGCTGATGTCGTTGGTGAATATGTTCAGCTAAAAAAACAAGGTCGAAATTACTTTGGTCTATGTCCATTTCATAATGAAAACAGTCCATCATTTTCTGTAGCCCCTGATAAACAAATCTTCCATTGTTTTGGATGTGGTGCCGGAGGGAATGTATTTACATTTTTAATGGACATAGAAGGATATTCCTTCACAGAAGCTGCAAAAAGTTTGGCTGAGAGGGCCAATATACCATTAGATATTCATGAAAATGAATCTTCGGATGGGACAAAGCCCCGTCATGAACTCGATGATATGAAGGAAGCACATGAGCTGTTAAGGAAATTTTACCATCATTTGCTTGTAAATACAAAACAGGGTCAGGACGCCCTGGAATATCTGCTGAGTCGTGGATTTACAATGGAATCCATAGAAAAATTTCAGATAGGGTACTCATTGGATTCCTGGGATTATGTGCATAATTTCCTAAAGAAGCGAAACTTTTCAATCGAACGTATGGAAAAAGCAGGTTTGCTGGTTAAACGGGAAGACGGACAGAATTATTTCGATCGATTCCGAAATAGAATTATGTTTCCGATCTTTGACAGGCAAGGTAAAACAATTGCTTTTTCTGGAAGAGCGCTTGCAGCCGGTGATGAACCAAAGTATTTAAATAGTCCTGAGACACCTCTATTTAACAAGAGCAAAATAGTATATAACTATCATCTGGCTCGCCCGTTTATAAGAAAAAAAGGCGCAGCTATCTTGTTTGAAGGATTTGCTGATTGTATATCTGCAGATCGTGCAGAGGTACACAATGGTGTTGCAACGATGGGTACAGCATTAACGGAACAGCACCTTCAATTGCTTAAACGAAGTACAGATACCATTATCATCTGTTATGATTCGGATGTCCCGGGGATAGAGGCAGCAAATAAAACGGCTGATTTGATCCGGGAGAGCGGCTGTCAGGTGAAAATTGCAGTCATGCCTAATGGGTATGATCCCGATGACTATATCAAGGAATTTGGAGAAGAAAAATTCCAAAATGATATAATAGGGGCCGCTCATACGTATATCTCTTTTAAAATGATTTACCATAAAAGAGGGAAGAACTTTGCAAACGAAGGAGATAAGATGGACTACATCGATCAAGTCCTTCGTGAAACAGCAAAGCTTGATAGTGAAGTGGAAAGAGAATTTTATTTGAGGCAAATTGCTACAGAATTCACACTTTCTCTTGATTCTTTGCTTAATCAACAGAGCAAAGTGGGTAAACATAATAAGAAGGCAAAAAACTCTCCTAATCCGAATAACCAAATGCAAGCATTTACTACTGTGCGTAGGGATAATCGGATGAAACCTGCTTATATAAAAGCAGAGGAGACTTTGCTGGCTTTAATGCTCCATGATCGTGAACTTGCATTTCGTATTCAAAAAATGCTTGGAGAAAATCAGATGATAGTGGATGATCACCAGGCCATTATTACGTATTTATTTGCTTTTTATGAAGAAGACCACGAAGCTGATACAAGTTTGTTTCTGCATTTTCTTCCGGATCCAAATTTACGTAAGATTGTAACAGAAATCGAAATGATGACCTATAATCACGATCCGAGTGAACAGGAATTAAATGATTATGTCCACCAAATCACTAAATATCAAAAATTATTAGTCATTAAGGAAAAAGAGGCAGAGCTACTTGAGGCCACAAGAAGACAGGACACAAGCCGTGCTGTCGAATTAGGAATCGAGCTCATCTCGTTAAGAAATTCTTTATGA
- a CDS encoding glycine--tRNA ligase, which translates to MTVSMDQIVSHAKHRGFIFPGSEIYGGLANTWDYGPLGVEVKNNIKKAWWKKFIQESPYNVGLDSAILMNPRTWEASGHIGNFNDPMIDCKKCKARHRADKLIEDALQAKGTEMIVDGLSFDKMQELIQENDIACPDCGAKDFTEIRQFNLMFKTFQGVTETSTNEIFLRPETAQGIFVNFKNVQRTMRKKLPFGIAQVGKSFRNEITPGNFTFRTREFEQMELEFFCKPGSELEWFQYWKDYAENWLLSLGMKKENFRLRDHEEEELSHYSNATTDFEYKFPFGWGELWGIASRTDFDLKRHMEYSGEDFNYLDPETNEKYIPYCIEPSLGADRVTLAYLIDAYEEEQLEDGTSRTVMHLHPALAPYKAAVLPLSKKLSEGAKEVFAKLSEDFMVDYDEAGSIGKRYRRHDEIGTPFCITYDFDSVEDKQVTVRDRDTMEQTRISIEELPAFLQAKIKF; encoded by the coding sequence ATGACAGTATCAATGGATCAAATTGTGTCACACGCGAAACATAGAGGATTTATTTTTCCCGGCTCCGAAATCTACGGAGGACTTGCGAATACGTGGGATTATGGCCCTCTTGGCGTAGAGGTAAAAAACAATATTAAAAAAGCATGGTGGAAGAAGTTTATTCAAGAATCACCATACAATGTGGGCCTTGATTCTGCAATATTAATGAATCCACGTACGTGGGAGGCTTCCGGTCATATCGGAAACTTTAATGATCCAATGATTGATTGTAAGAAATGTAAAGCTCGTCATCGTGCGGATAAATTGATTGAGGATGCATTGCAAGCTAAAGGTACAGAAATGATCGTGGATGGCTTATCTTTTGATAAAATGCAAGAATTGATTCAAGAGAATGATATTGCATGTCCAGATTGTGGAGCAAAGGATTTTACGGAAATTAGACAATTTAACCTAATGTTTAAAACATTCCAGGGTGTTACTGAAACAAGTACAAATGAAATCTTCCTTCGTCCTGAAACAGCACAAGGTATTTTTGTTAATTTTAAAAACGTACAGCGTACAATGAGAAAGAAATTGCCTTTTGGTATTGCTCAGGTTGGTAAGAGCTTCCGTAACGAGATTACACCAGGTAACTTTACATTCCGTACACGTGAATTTGAACAAATGGAATTGGAATTCTTCTGCAAACCAGGTTCTGAACTGGAATGGTTCCAATATTGGAAAGATTATGCTGAAAATTGGCTGTTATCATTAGGTATGAAAAAGGAAAACTTCCGCCTTCGTGACCATGAGGAGGAAGAACTATCTCATTACAGTAATGCAACCACTGATTTTGAATATAAATTCCCATTTGGCTGGGGAGAGCTTTGGGGGATTGCTTCTCGTACAGACTTTGATTTAAAGAGACATATGGAGTATTCAGGAGAAGACTTCAACTACTTGGATCCTGAGACAAACGAAAAGTATATTCCTTATTGTATTGAGCCATCTCTGGGAGCAGACCGCGTTACATTGGCTTACTTAATTGATGCATATGAAGAAGAACAGCTTGAAGATGGTACTTCCCGTACGGTAATGCATCTTCATCCGGCACTGGCGCCATACAAAGCTGCAGTATTGCCGTTGTCCAAAAAGCTTTCTGAGGGGGCAAAAGAAGTATTTGCCAAACTGTCAGAGGACTTTATGGTAGACTATGATGAAGCTGGTTCTATCGGTAAACGATATCGTCGTCATGATGAAATTGGAACACCTTTCTGTATCACATATGATTTTGATTCAGTTGAGGATAAGCAAGTAACTGTACGTGACCGTGATACAATGGAGCAAACTCGTATCAGTATCGAAGAACTTCCAGCCTTTTTACAAGCAAAAATTAAATTTTAA
- a CDS encoding helix-turn-helix transcriptional regulator: MVSKIELSKRQEQILQIVKDNGPITGENIAEQLNLTRATLRPDLAILTMAGYLDARPRVGYFYTGRTETQLLTDNLKKLLVGDYQSIPIVVSEGVSVYDAICTMFLEDVGTLFVVDKESLLVGVLSRKDLLRASLGQQELSSIPVHIIMTRMPNITICTKEDLLIDVAEKLIDKQIDALPVVKKSPKGFEVTGRLTKTNITKAFVGLARDDH, from the coding sequence GTGGTGAGTAAGATCGAACTAAGCAAAAGACAAGAACAGATCCTTCAAATTGTTAAAGATAATGGGCCGATTACAGGCGAAAATATTGCCGAACAATTAAATTTAACACGTGCAACATTGCGCCCAGACTTAGCGATTCTGACAATGGCTGGTTATTTGGATGCAAGGCCGCGTGTAGGGTATTTCTACACAGGCAGGACGGAAACCCAATTGCTCACGGATAATCTTAAAAAGCTATTGGTCGGAGATTATCAGTCTATACCGATTGTTGTCAGTGAAGGTGTATCTGTTTATGATGCAATATGCACCATGTTTTTGGAAGATGTGGGTACTTTATTTGTTGTGGATAAAGAGTCGCTTCTTGTTGGTGTTCTTTCCAGGAAAGATCTGTTAAGAGCTAGTCTCGGTCAACAGGAATTAAGCAGTATTCCGGTACATATTATTATGACAAGGATGCCTAATATTACGATATGTACGAAAGAAGATTTGCTGATTGATGTGGCAGAGAAATTAATCGATAAGCAGATTGATGCCCTACCGGTTGTTAAAAAGAGTCCAAAAGGCTTTGAAGTCACAGGCCGGTTAACTAAAACAAACATTACAAAGGCGTTTGTTGGTTTGGCGAGAGACGACCATTAA
- a CDS encoding GDSL-type esterase/lipase family protein, with amino-acid sequence MRKRWVTGTILIISLLTTFLLLVGFIQGTRAVINPKEINQYKTVKEKEPLTKKDTTKLSIVALGDSLTRGVGDDSGDGYVKRLSTKLTEDYNQKISLSNLSISGAKTTDLLTLLDTSGTKHTLKNADLIVMTIGGNDLFPGVETLTTNLAEYIPDTNTFVNNSKKIIEIIRSNNADAPIYWISLYNPFEEFKELGDTSKFVIDWNHQLQTLATQYPELHIIPVFDLFQGQGKNFLYTDHFHPNKKGYEAISERLIQSIASQQQLGGD; translated from the coding sequence ATGAGAAAAAGGTGGGTAACCGGTACAATCCTTATCATTAGTTTACTGACAACGTTTCTATTACTCGTTGGCTTTATTCAGGGTACCAGGGCAGTTATAAACCCTAAGGAGATTAATCAGTATAAAACGGTAAAAGAGAAAGAGCCGCTTACTAAAAAAGACACCACAAAATTGTCTATTGTTGCTCTTGGCGATTCTTTAACTCGAGGTGTTGGCGATGATAGCGGAGATGGATATGTAAAAAGATTAAGCACCAAATTAACAGAGGACTATAATCAGAAGATTAGCTTGTCCAACCTCTCAATCAGCGGAGCTAAAACAACCGATTTACTAACCCTTCTTGATACTTCAGGCACCAAGCATACTCTTAAGAATGCTGATTTAATAGTTATGACAATTGGAGGAAATGATCTCTTTCCCGGTGTCGAAACATTAACAACCAACCTCGCTGAATATATACCAGATACAAATACTTTTGTTAATAACAGCAAGAAAATTATCGAGATAATCCGGTCAAATAATGCGGATGCACCTATCTATTGGATCAGCCTGTACAATCCCTTTGAAGAATTCAAGGAATTAGGGGACACGTCTAAGTTTGTTATTGACTGGAATCACCAGCTGCAAACATTAGCTACCCAATACCCCGAATTACATATCATTCCGGTATTTGACTTATTTCAGGGTCAAGGAAAAAACTTTTTGTACACGGATCATTTTCATCCAAATAAAAAAGGCTACGAGGCTATATCAGAACGATTAATCCAGTCCATCGCAAGCCAACAACAGTTGGGAGGGGATTGA
- a CDS encoding pyruvate, water dikinase regulatory protein, with the protein MNQSIIYVVSDSVGETADLVTKAAVSQFSNHNITLKRIPFVEDISTIDEVLSLAEMDNAIIAYTLVKPEIREYMAKKAAEKEIVSFDIIGPFIDTLENKFGEQALNEPGLVRKLDENYFKRVEAIEFAVKYDDGRDPKGIVKADIVLLGVSRTSKTPLSQFLAHKRFKVANVPLVPEVEPPEELFKINPNKCIGLAISSEKLNNIRKERLKSLGLNDSAVYANMDRIKEELAYFEAIVNKLNCPVIDVTNKAVEETANIIVNIVNKQQ; encoded by the coding sequence ATGAATCAATCTATCATATATGTGGTTTCGGATTCAGTGGGTGAAACAGCTGACCTTGTGACAAAGGCAGCAGTGAGTCAATTTAGTAATCATAATATCACGCTTAAGCGAATACCATTCGTGGAAGATATATCGACCATTGATGAGGTATTGAGCTTAGCTGAAATGGATAATGCAATTATTGCTTATACATTGGTAAAGCCGGAAATACGCGAGTATATGGCTAAAAAAGCTGCAGAAAAAGAGATCGTATCCTTTGATATAATTGGACCTTTCATCGATACGCTTGAAAATAAGTTTGGAGAACAAGCTTTAAATGAACCTGGATTGGTTAGAAAGCTGGATGAAAATTATTTTAAGCGTGTTGAGGCAATTGAATTTGCAGTGAAATATGATGATGGAAGAGATCCAAAAGGAATTGTCAAGGCTGATATTGTACTATTGGGTGTATCACGTACCTCAAAAACTCCTTTATCTCAATTTTTGGCACATAAACGATTTAAGGTGGCGAATGTCCCGCTTGTTCCAGAAGTTGAACCTCCTGAAGAATTATTCAAGATAAATCCTAATAAGTGCATTGGATTGGCGATTAGCAGTGAAAAATTAAACAATATCAGAAAAGAACGTTTAAAGTCTCTTGGATTGAATGATAGTGCGGTTTATGCAAATATGGATCGCATAAAAGAAGAATTAGCTTACTTTGAAGCAATTGTTAATAAATTAAATTGCCCAGTTATTGATGTAACTAATAAGGCCGTAGAAGAAACTGCAAATATTATTGTTAATATCGTAAATAAACAACAATAA
- a CDS encoding DUF188 domain-containing protein, whose translation MRDVEIQRKSRLTVFVDADACPVKEEVLSVCKPYEVDINFVAAYTNTTDRYPDVTWKWVEPGRDAADLYILNHLKRHDIVITEDIGLAAGCLAKHAYVLTSRGKEITDNEIDSFLETRHLNAKARRSGKYEKGPRKIKDLDKNKFSEALQKILSKIEGFQGPI comes from the coding sequence ATGAGAGATGTAGAAATACAAAGGAAGAGTCGTTTAACGGTTTTTGTAGATGCGGATGCCTGCCCGGTTAAAGAAGAGGTTTTGAGCGTATGCAAACCATATGAAGTAGATATTAACTTTGTGGCAGCCTATACCAATACTACCGACCGTTATCCTGATGTTACCTGGAAATGGGTAGAACCGGGAAGAGATGCGGCAGATTTATATATATTAAATCATTTAAAGCGGCATGATATTGTAATTACTGAAGATATAGGATTGGCTGCAGGATGTCTTGCTAAACATGCTTACGTCTTAACATCAAGAGGTAAAGAGATAACAGATAATGAAATTGATTCATTTCTTGAAACCAGGCATTTGAATGCAAAAGCAAGGAGATCCGGCAAGTATGAAAAAGGGCCAAGGAAAATAAAGGACCTTGATAAAAATAAATTTTCGGAAGCATTACAAAAAATATTGTCGAAAATTGAAGGATTTCAGGGACCGATATAG
- the rpoD gene encoding RNA polymerase sigma factor RpoD: protein MAEKSARSKEKEVDNNTEMTLDQVKEFITELGKKRNRLTYEDVAERLSSFVLDSEQMDEFYEYLGEQGIDIVNESDADDNPGTQELEKEEEFDLNDLSVPPGVKINDPVRMYLKEIGRVDLLSAEEEIVLAERIEEGDEEAKRRLAEANLRLVVSIAKRYVGRGMLFLDLIQEGNMGLIKAVEKFDYRKGFKFSTYATWWIRQAITRAIADQARTIRIPVHMVETINKLIRVQRQLLQDLGREPSPEEIAEEMDLTPEKVREILKIAQEPVSLETPIGEEDDSHLGDFIEDQDATSPSDHAAYELLKEQLEDVLDTLTDREENVLRLRFGLDDGRTRTLEEVGKVFGVTRERIRQIEAKALRKLRHPSRSKRLKDFLE, encoded by the coding sequence ATGGCTGAAAAGTCAGCACGTTCCAAAGAAAAAGAAGTAGATAACAACACAGAAATGACATTAGATCAGGTAAAAGAATTTATTACAGAGCTAGGGAAAAAGCGAAACCGCCTTACCTATGAGGATGTAGCAGAGAGACTTTCCAGCTTCGTGCTTGATTCAGAACAAATGGATGAATTTTATGAATATCTTGGAGAACAGGGTATTGATATAGTGAATGAAAGTGATGCTGATGATAATCCAGGGACTCAAGAACTTGAAAAAGAAGAAGAGTTTGATTTAAATGATCTAAGTGTTCCTCCAGGTGTAAAAATTAATGACCCTGTACGCATGTACCTAAAGGAAATTGGTCGTGTTGATCTATTATCTGCTGAAGAAGAAATTGTTTTGGCAGAGCGTATAGAAGAAGGCGATGAAGAAGCGAAAAGACGTCTGGCGGAAGCTAACCTTCGTCTCGTTGTCAGCATTGCGAAAAGATACGTAGGACGCGGCATGTTGTTCCTTGATTTGATTCAGGAAGGTAATATGGGGTTAATTAAAGCAGTTGAGAAATTTGACTACCGTAAAGGTTTCAAATTCAGTACGTATGCAACATGGTGGATCAGACAAGCTATCACTCGTGCTATTGCTGACCAAGCCAGAACAATCCGTATTCCGGTGCATATGGTAGAAACCATTAATAAACTAATCCGGGTCCAAAGACAGCTCCTTCAAGATTTAGGACGCGAGCCTTCTCCAGAAGAGATAGCTGAAGAAATGGACTTAACACCGGAAAAAGTTCGCGAGATTTTAAAAATTGCTCAAGAACCTGTATCATTAGAAACACCAATTGGTGAAGAAGATGACTCTCACCTGGGAGATTTCATTGAAGACCAGGATGCCACATCTCCTTCTGATCATGCAGCATATGAATTATTGAAAGAACAGCTGGAAGATGTATTGGATACTTTAACAGACCGTGAAGAGAATGTTCTTCGTTTACGTTTTGGGTTAGATGATGGCAGAACCCGTACATTGGAAGAGGTTGGTAAAGTATTTGGTGTAACACGTGAGCGTATTCGACAAATCGAAGCGAAAGCTCTTCGTAAATTACGCCATCCGAGTCGCAGTAAACGTCTTAAGGATTTCTTAGAATAG
- the cccA gene encoding cytochrome c550, with protein sequence MKNNAFMPYILIMVIGLTLVFFLSIKGLGDADKMAKEKEEGGKTEETASADKPEDIYKAQCLSCHGGNYEGGAGPKLTGVTDKELIKDRIVNGKGMMPGGLVPEDKVDDMVEFIAGLK encoded by the coding sequence ATGAAAAACAATGCATTTATGCCATACATTTTAATTATGGTGATTGGTCTTACACTAGTCTTTTTCTTATCCATTAAGGGCCTTGGGGATGCTGATAAAATGGCCAAGGAGAAAGAAGAAGGTGGAAAAACAGAAGAAACAGCAAGTGCTGATAAACCTGAAGACATTTATAAAGCACAATGCTTATCTTGTCATGGCGGTAATTATGAAGGTGGAGCAGGTCCGAAGCTAACTGGGGTTACGGATAAAGAGCTTATTAAAGATCGTATCGTAAATGGTAAAGGCATGATGCCTGGCGGACTTGTCCCAGAAGACAAAGTTGACGATATGGTTGAGTTTATAGCTGGCTTAAAATAA
- a CDS encoding ABC transporter permease, protein MIEFGKLVFNEAEKIIKKRRIAVIILILLVLIPIFLYAQNQQTKETEKRMGTDDWRVVLQQRIVEGQNRLSSTGISEEWKHYLSIQVKQQQYYLEHDINPSSPGAPTFVREFLKQGIGMFIPLLVMIVAIDIISGERSDGTIKLLLTRPVKRWKILLSKYVTLLLFISLIVLIVIAMAYLLAGIFFNFSGWKLPIATGFEYANGNLITDSIRLIPQWQYILMSAGLVWYVSVIVGTIALMVSILIRNTPGGMGVMFASLIAGAILKGFATAWDGAKYIYSVNMELIDYLSGSMPMVDGMTLPFSLSILAIWGLGALLVSFIVFTRQDMLS, encoded by the coding sequence ATGATTGAGTTCGGTAAACTCGTATTTAACGAAGCAGAAAAAATAATTAAAAAGCGGCGTATTGCGGTTATCATCCTAATCCTGTTAGTTCTGATTCCAATTTTCCTTTATGCTCAAAACCAACAGACAAAAGAAACTGAGAAACGGATGGGTACAGATGACTGGCGCGTTGTTCTTCAGCAGAGAATTGTCGAAGGTCAGAACCGCCTTAGCAGTACCGGGATATCAGAAGAGTGGAAACATTATTTAAGCATTCAGGTTAAACAGCAACAATACTATTTGGAGCATGATATTAATCCAAGCTCTCCGGGTGCTCCAACATTTGTAAGGGAGTTCCTAAAGCAGGGAATCGGCATGTTTATACCTTTACTCGTGATGATAGTGGCGATTGATATAATCAGCGGAGAGCGCAGTGACGGCACAATAAAATTATTGCTAACCCGACCTGTGAAAAGGTGGAAGATTCTTTTAAGCAAATATGTGACACTGCTCCTATTTATTTCATTAATTGTTTTAATTGTTATAGCTATGGCTTATTTGTTAGCTGGAATATTCTTTAATTTTTCGGGCTGGAAATTACCGATAGCGACAGGGTTCGAATATGCTAATGGCAACTTGATTACTGATTCCATCCGGCTCATTCCACAGTGGCAATATATTTTAATGTCAGCAGGACTCGTTTGGTATGTCAGCGTTATCGTAGGTACAATCGCTCTTATGGTCTCTATACTGATTCGTAACACGCCTGGTGGTATGGGGGTTATGTTTGCTTCCCTTATTGCAGGCGCTATTTTAAAAGGATTTGCAACGGCCTGGGATGGGGCAAAATATATTTACAGTGTGAATATGGAATTAATCGACTATCTATCAGGTAGTATGCCCATGGTTGATGGAATGACTTTACCTTTCTCCTTGTCCATTTTAGCAATATGGGGACTTGGCGCCCTGCTTGTTTCCTTTATTGTATTTACCCGACAGGATATGCTTAGCTAA
- a CDS encoding tRNA (adenine(22)-N(1))-methyltransferase: MNVDKLSKRLTRVTSYVPKGSVLADIGSDHAYLPCYAVKEGIVQKAIAGEVVEGPFQSALSQVRESKLEDSISVRKGNGLEVISHGEVTSITICGMGGSLITSILENGKSKLSGRETLILQPNIGAQFIRKWLIAEGWELKAEEILEEDEKIYEILVAEKGEPLKSYRELPFEAAELMGPFLLKEKNPIFMKKWTMELKHWNKILKQIESSENERTQEKKEEIQKSIELVEEALQ; this comes from the coding sequence ATGAATGTAGATAAATTATCAAAAAGATTAACGCGAGTAACCTCCTATGTGCCAAAGGGCAGTGTTTTGGCTGATATTGGATCTGACCATGCTTATTTGCCTTGCTATGCAGTTAAAGAAGGCATCGTGCAAAAAGCTATTGCAGGAGAAGTAGTGGAAGGTCCGTTTCAATCTGCGTTAAGCCAGGTGAGGGAATCTAAGCTAGAAGACTCTATATCCGTTCGTAAAGGAAATGGGCTGGAAGTCATATCTCATGGAGAAGTAACATCCATTACAATATGCGGTATGGGTGGGTCTTTAATAACGAGTATTTTAGAAAACGGAAAATCTAAACTATCAGGACGGGAGACCTTAATTCTTCAACCCAATATTGGTGCTCAGTTTATCCGGAAATGGCTGATTGCCGAGGGTTGGGAATTGAAAGCGGAAGAAATCCTGGAAGAGGACGAAAAAATATATGAAATTTTAGTAGCGGAAAAAGGAGAGCCATTGAAGTCTTATCGAGAATTACCTTTTGAAGCAGCAGAATTAATGGGGCCATTTTTATTGAAAGAAAAGAATCCTATCTTTATGAAAAAGTGGACAATGGAGTTAAAGCATTGGAATAAGATTTTGAAACAAATAGAGTCCAGTGAAAACGAACGGACTCAGGAAAAGAAAGAAGAAATCCAAAAATCCATAGAGTTGGTAGAGGAGGCGCTTCAATAA
- a CDS encoding ABC transporter ATP-binding protein, protein MSQSVLKVDHLTKVIKGNHLVEDISFEVKHGEVFGFLGPNGAGKTTTIRMLVGLIKPTKGTITIAGYNLRTSFKQAMRQVGSIVENPELYTYLTGWENLKQFARMLGDVPDNRIEDIIRQVNLESRIHDKVKTYSLGMKQRLGIAQALLGNPQLLILDEPTNGLDPSGIRELREFVRYLVETEGISVFISSHLLSEIQLMCDRVAIINKGKMITVSTVKDLLDHSRDRVEWKVTPIREAYDLLKTKENIQDLQIKDNLLICSLQSDLISTYNRLLIENGINVHSVYEKTLTLEDLFMELTGGINHD, encoded by the coding sequence ATGAGTCAATCTGTATTAAAAGTAGATCATTTAACCAAAGTCATTAAGGGAAATCACCTTGTTGAAGATATCAGCTTTGAAGTGAAGCATGGAGAAGTTTTTGGTTTTTTAGGGCCTAACGGTGCAGGTAAGACAACTACCATCCGAATGCTGGTCGGTTTAATTAAACCAACAAAAGGAACCATTACAATTGCTGGTTACAACCTGCGAACATCATTTAAGCAAGCCATGCGCCAGGTAGGCTCGATTGTAGAAAACCCCGAGCTCTATACGTATCTGACAGGCTGGGAAAATCTCAAACAGTTTGCCCGGATGCTCGGAGATGTCCCGGATAACAGAATCGAGGATATTATAAGGCAGGTAAATCTTGAAAGCAGAATACACGACAAAGTTAAAACTTATTCTCTTGGGATGAAGCAACGCCTTGGAATTGCCCAAGCGTTACTAGGAAATCCGCAATTATTAATATTAGATGAACCTACTAATGGCCTTGATCCATCGGGAATACGGGAATTACGTGAATTTGTCCGTTATTTAGTTGAAACAGAAGGTATCAGCGTATTTATATCCAGTCACTTATTAAGTGAAATCCAATTAATGTGTGACCGGGTAGCCATTATCAATAAAGGAAAAATGATTACCGTTTCTACGGTTAAGGATTTACTTGATCATTCCAGAGACAGGGTCGAGTGGAAGGTCACTCCTATAAGAGAAGCATATGACCTATTGAAAACAAAAGAAAACATACAAGATCTACAAATAAAAGATAATCTGCTGATTTGCAGTTTACAATCGGATTTAATCAGTACATACAATCGATTATTGATTGAAAATGGGATTAACGTACATTCTGTTTATGAAAAGACATTAACCTTAGAGGATCTATTTATGGAGCTGACAGGGGGAATCAATCATGATTGA